A window of the Streptococcus sp. 116-D4 genome harbors these coding sequences:
- a CDS encoding DegV family protein, with the protein MTKIKIVTDSSVTIEPELVKQLDITVVPLSVMIDNVVYSDADLKEEGKFLQLMQESKNLPKTSQPPVGVFAETFEDLSKDGSQILAIHMSHALSGTVEAARQGASLSTADVTVLDSSFTDQALKFQVVEAAKLAQEGKELEEILSHVEDVKNHTELYIGVSTLENLVKGGRIGRVTGLLSSLLNIRVVMQMKDHELQPIVKGRGAKTFKKWLDDLITSLSERSVAEIGISYSGSADWAKEMKETLQGYVEKPISVLETGSIIQTHTGENAWAILVRYNS; encoded by the coding sequence ATGACAAAAATTAAGATTGTAACCGACTCATCTGTTACTATTGAACCAGAACTAGTAAAACAATTAGATATCACTGTTGTTCCATTATCTGTAATGATTGATAACGTTGTTTATTCTGATGCGGATTTAAAAGAAGAAGGTAAATTTCTTCAGTTGATGCAAGAAAGTAAGAATCTTCCGAAAACCAGTCAGCCGCCTGTAGGTGTCTTTGCTGAAACCTTTGAAGACCTAAGCAAAGACGGTAGCCAAATCCTTGCTATTCATATGTCCCATGCCCTTTCAGGTACTGTAGAAGCCGCACGTCAAGGTGCTAGTTTATCTACTGCAGATGTGACGGTTCTTGATAGTTCCTTCACTGACCAAGCTCTGAAATTCCAAGTTGTTGAGGCTGCGAAGTTGGCACAAGAAGGCAAAGAGTTGGAGGAAATTTTATCTCATGTAGAAGATGTTAAAAACCACACAGAACTCTATATTGGCGTTTCGACTTTGGAAAATCTTGTTAAAGGTGGACGAATTGGTCGTGTAACTGGATTGTTGAGCTCACTTCTCAATATCCGTGTTGTTATGCAAATGAAAGACCATGAATTGCAGCCAATCGTTAAAGGTCGTGGAGCTAAAACCTTTAAAAAATGGTTGGATGACTTAATAACATCGCTCTCTGAACGTTCTGTAGCAGAGATTGGAATTTCATATTCTGGTAGCGCTGATTGGGCAAAAGAGATGAAAGAGACCTTACAAGGATATGTTGAAAAACCAATTTCAGTTTTGGAAACGGGTTCTATTATTCAAACTCATACGGGTGAAAATGCTTGGGCTATTTTAGTTCGTTACAACTCTTAA
- a CDS encoding YitT family protein has protein sequence MIKKIYPILTILLGAAIYAFGLTYFVVPNHLFEGGATGVTLITFYLFKIPISLMNLLINIPLFILAWKIFGAKSLYSSLLGTLALSAWLAFFERIPLHINLEGDLLITALIAGILLGIGLGIIFNAGGTTGGTDILARILNKYTHISMGKLLFILDFCILMLILVIFKDLRLVTYTLLFDFIVSRVIDVIGEGGYAGKGFMIITKCPDQLAKAINDDLGRGVTFISGQGYYSREDLKIIYCIVGRNEIVKMKEMIHRIDPQAFITITEAHEILGEGFTFEKE, from the coding sequence ATGATAAAAAAAATTTATCCCATTTTAACCATTTTACTAGGTGCTGCTATTTATGCTTTTGGTCTTACTTATTTTGTAGTTCCCAATCATCTATTTGAAGGAGGGGCGACAGGTGTTACCCTTATCACCTTTTATCTTTTTAAAATCCCTATTTCTCTCATGAACCTGCTGATTAATATTCCCCTTTTCATACTAGCTTGGAAAATATTTGGAGCAAAGTCCCTCTATTCTAGTTTACTAGGAACCTTAGCTTTATCCGCCTGGTTGGCTTTTTTTGAGCGAATTCCTCTTCATATTAATCTGGAAGGTGATTTACTAATCACTGCTCTTATAGCTGGGATTCTATTGGGAATTGGGCTCGGAATTATCTTCAATGCTGGTGGAACAACTGGAGGTACGGATATTCTAGCTCGTATTCTCAATAAATACACTCATATATCCATGGGTAAGTTGCTCTTTATCTTAGATTTTTGTATTCTCATGCTTATTCTCGTAATCTTCAAGGATCTGAGATTGGTTACCTACACGCTCTTGTTTGATTTTATCGTTTCGCGTGTTATTGATGTGATTGGTGAAGGAGGCTATGCTGGCAAAGGCTTTATGATTATCACAAAATGTCCTGATCAACTTGCTAAGGCGATTAATGATGACCTAGGAAGAGGTGTTACTTTCATCTCAGGTCAAGGTTATTATAGTCGAGAAGATTTGAAAATCATCTACTGTATTGTCGGAAGAAATGAAATTGTTAAAATGAAGGAAATGATTCACCGAATCGATCCTCAAGCCTTTATCACTATTACAGAAGCTCACGAAATCCTTGGAGAAGGATTTACCTTTGAAAAAGAATAA